GACTACCCTTTGAGTAGTACTGTTCCACAGCAGTGGGTATCCAATGGGGATTTGGCGTCCcgtggacatttggcaatgtctgaagagATTTTGACTATCTTGATTAGGAGTAGGGGGTGCTACTGGTATCTAAAGGCTGGGGATGCCACTAAACTTCTTACAGTGTTTAGGATAGCCCCCCCACTGCCCCTCGCCCCCTGAAATCATTTATCCAACATGTCGTAATAtccaggttgagaaaccctgtttTGAAGGATCGAGTGGGATAATGTGTGGAAACTATTTAGTAGAGTGCTAGGTACACAGTAAGTCGTCAACACATGGCAGACACTGAGTTCATGTAGAGTCAAGATAATCCAAAATGATACTAATAGCCACTTTGTAGATATACAGATGTACCAAGGAGATACAGTGGGAAGGGAAGACTTTGGCGAGGGGCAGATTTATTGTGAAGTTTGCCAAGCTTTAAGTTCCAGAACTCCTTCCAAAGCCAAAGCCATagccatgcacacacacgtatttatgcagcgtgtgtgtgtgttgaagacATCCTCCCACAACTCATGTTTCAAGCCCCCAAACAGGTTCTAGTATTGGCCTCATCATTTCCTAGCTATGTAACTTTGGGCAAATAACTTCACTTCTCTGagtttcattttccttatctgaaaaatagAGCTGCAAcatcaggtgcggtggctcacacttgtaatcccaacactttgggaggccgaggcaggaggattgcttgagcccaagagttcgagacccccacctctacaaaaagtaaacaacaacaacaacaaaatgagccaggcgtggtggtgcatgcctgtagtcccagctactcgcccgggatgctgaggtgggaggatcacttaaacccaggaggccgaggctgcagtgagccaagatcgtgccacagcactccagcctgggtgacagaggagacactattgtaaaagaaaaaaaaaagggctgcaAACCGTACGTTTCTCATTAAGTTATTGTAAGGCTCAAATGAATTCGCGTATACAAAGTGCGTAGCACAAGACGTGGGATGTAAGAAATGCTCAAAAACTGTTATCATTTTTGCAATAAATACTGGCTCCTCTGGGAAAGAAGAGGGGTGGGGTAAATGATGTGCTTTGTTGCCTAGCCTGAGCCCACATAGCCAGAGAGGAGAGGACCCAGAATAGAACCCAGAATGAGACCCAGGTCTCTCGATTGCAGTTCATTCATGGGCAAGCAGTACATATTGAGAGCTTACTGGACACCATGCCaggctcgagaccagcctggccaacgtagtgaaaccccatctctactaaaaatacaaaaattagccaggtgtggtggtgtgcgcctgtaatcccagctactcggcaggctgaggcaggagaattgcttgaacctgggaggcgaaggttctGGCACATACTGAGCACTTGCTGAGAGGTAAAGCTCAGGCCTTCTGCCCCATGCTTTTAGAAAGGGAGTCTCGGGGCCCCGAGGGGCCTCACCCCTCACTCACCCCCCGCACTCACCCATCTCCCCACTCTATCCCCTGTCCGCTCCGTACATGCCCGGCTCCAGCACCCAGAGCAGTGAAAGCTCAGGCACTACCCGCCGCCCGCCAGCCCGAGGGCCGCTCACCCAGGTTCTGCCCTCGCAGCACCGCGTACGGCCGGCTCCGCTCCAGCGGATCCACGGGGCTCGGGGCCTCTGCCTCCCCCACCAGGAGGCTGCAGAGGCCAAGGCACAGCCACGGTAACGCTGGACGCAGCatcttccccagccctgcagaagcAGAGAGGCCACTTCCGTCGCAAaccctgcctctgtctcctcccAGGTTTCTCTGCGTCGCTGCCACCGCCCTTAGGGCGTGCGTCATTGCCATGGTAACTGTGCGTCCTGGTCTAAGTTCCGCTTCTGCCTAAGATTTGTTCCGGATTAACGTTCCTCAATAACTAATGTTTCCCCCGGACCAACTTTCCGTTCAGATCAACTTTCCGTCTGTGCCAACGTTCGCCGCGATTACCGTTCTGCTGTGGTTAGCGTTCCCTCATCCATTGGGGTCCAGGTCTTGTAGGTCCATTTGGGGCCTATTGAAGATTTTTTACGAATCCATGCGTTTTCTTATTAAACCTTCATTACGGGCCTGGAAAATAGATACTGTGTTTCTATAGTACAAATGCCGTCTTCTCAGGGAGCCCTTGCCCAGacatccttttctaaaattgcaaCCTTCCCTTTCCCTTAATGTACATTCTCCCTACCTtcgttctcttccattcccccCATTCACTTTAGACTCATCACCATTTACCTTATACATTTAACGtacatttgattattttctgaGGACCTGCTTCGCCCTAGCATATAAAGTCCACGAACACAGCAATTTTGTTCTTGCTCTCTGCTCTGTCCCAGAGACCGAGGggagagagagaccctctcattttgttttatattgttttatactcagtacctgttttaagaagaaacaacaaggaagtaaaaccaaagacgGGCAGCCCAGCGCCAGGcccgaaaccaggcctgggcctgcctggcctaaacccagtTTCAtgtgtgtgaagagaccaccaaacaggctttgtgtgagcaacatggctgtttatttcacctgggtgcaggcgggctgagtccgaaaagagagtcagcaaagggtggtggattatcattagttcttacaggttttgggataggcggtgaagttaagagcaatgttttgcgggcaggggtggatctcacaaagtacattctcaagggtagggagaattacaaagaaccttcttaaggttgggggagattacaaagtaccttAAGGGTGGGagagattacaaagtaccttAAGGGtggggggagattacaaagtacattgatcagttagggtggggcagaaacaaatcacaatggtggaatgttatcagttaaggctatttttacttcttttgtggatcttcagttacttcaggccatctggatatatacgtgcaagtcacaggggatgcgatggcttggcttgggctcagaggcctcacACCCAGTAgctaaaaatcaactcataacttagaaaccgatgttattcatagattccagacattgtatagaagaacgttgtgaaactccctgccctgttctgtttctctcttaccactggtgcatgcagcccctgtcacgtacCACCTacttgctcaaatcaatcacgaccctttcatgtgaaatctttagtgcTGTGaggagcccttaaaagggacagaaattgtgcattcggggagctcggattttaaggcagtagcttgccgatgctcccagctgaataaagcccttccttctacaactcggtgtctgagaggttttgtctgcggctcgtcctgctacaagaCTAGAAGAGTAGCATATTATATTCAGTAACTGTTTGCTGAATACATGAGGGAATTGAGCTAAGTGTTTGGCCCAACGCTGCACACACaaagtggcagagctagaattTGACCCAAGCATAGTTTTGAATCTGGAGGCTTTATCACCTCACACATTGCCTTACCTCCTGAAGGTTTGATTTGTAGTGGGATTGGTATCATTTACCTCACAATGGATGTGCAATACaaatgtcagaggcatgtgaaccagagcaactccatcttaaataggagctgggtaaaatgaggctgaaacctactgggctgaattcccagacggttaaggcattctaaatcACAGGATGatataggaggtcagcacaaaatacaggtcataaagaccttgctgataaaacaggttgcagtaaaggagccTGCTATaaaccaccaaaaccaaaatggtgacaagagtgacctctggtcgtcctcactgctacactcccagcagtgccatgacagtttacaaatgccatggtaatgtcaggaagttaccctatatggtctaaaagggggaggcatgaataatccacccctcgtTTAGcgtatcatcaagaaataatcataaaaatgcctaaccagcagccctcggggctgctctgtctatggagtagccattcttttattccactactttattaataaacttgctttcactttgcactgtggacttgccctgaattctttcttgcgctaGATCCAAGAACCCCCTCTTGGGATCTGGATCGGGACCCTTTTCCTGTAACGTATTTCTGGCAACCACAGAAGGGACTATAGTGCAGAAACCTGACCCAATGGCTACCTTTGGGTAAGTGTTGGGGTCCGTTAAAACTACCAGGTGTTCACCTGCAAAGGGAAGGTGTAATCTGCCATGTTAAAGACACTGTGCACCaacttcttcatttctttctccacGATCTCCTCTTTCACTTCTGCTGTCCTTTTCACCTTGCTGTGCACAGAACTGATGACAGGCTCTTTCCACTGGTACAGCTTGCCACTCACCAGAGCAAAGCTAAATGGCAGGCACAGGAAAGCATCAATGGGAGGCATAGCACAGTGGGGTGGGAGGCAGGCTCTGCAGGCCACTTCCGTTCCAATCCTAGCTCTGCTGCATGACTTGCTTCCGTGTGACTCGTTTTCCCTCTCTGCACAATGGGAAGCATAGTCATACCTGCCTCATgaattgtgaggatcaaatgatatATGTCTGCAAACTCCTTTGCCCAGTATCTGGCACATACTGAGCACTTGCTATAGGAAAGCTGCTGCCcccaatctcattttttttttaaatggagtctcgctctgtcacccaggctggagtgcagtgcaagctccgcctcctaggttcatgccattctcctgcctcagcctcccaagtagctgggactacaggtgcccgccaccacgcctggctaattttttgtattttttttggtagagacggagtttcaccgtgttggctaggatggtctcaatctcctgacctcgtgatccacccgccttggcctcccaaagtgctgggattacaggcgtgagccaccgtgcccggccttcttttttttttttttttttttttgagacggagtctcgctctgttgcccaggctggagtgtagtggcacaatcatagctcactgcagcctccaactcctcagctcaagttgatcctcccacctcagcctcctgagtagctggaactacaggtgtgtaccaccacgcccggctaatttctattattttttctagaaacaggggtctctttatgttgcccaggctggtctcgaactcttggcctcaagcaattctccacctcagcctcccaaaatgttgtggttacaggtgtgagccaccacaccaggctgcaGGAGCTACTCTTTATTGGGCACTTAATACGTGCCAAGTGCTCTACATGCAACATcccctttaatcctcacaacagtagGAGATAGTTACTGTGATTGATTACACGCATGTGCCATCGCATCCAGCCTAAAGGGTTTGTTTTAAATGCTTTGTTTACtcattcagtttatttatttagtccCTTCTCTCTGCCCAGCTGCTGAATGATATTAGCAAGTCTAAGATGATGGCTGCCCTGTATGAGCTGaccttgggaagccgagacagAGTGGGCCAAGACTCAGCCCCAGCTGTTCTCCACCTTGGCTATGTAACCACCCAGGGAGCTTTCAAAATTGCAGCTCCCCAGATCCATCCCTGGAGACTATGATTTCGTGAGTCTGGGGAGTTATCCAGATAcctatatatttgttaaaagttcatggctgggcgcagtggctcacgcctgtattcccagcactttgggaggccaaggtgggcggatcacaaggtcaggagatcaagaccatcgtggccaacatggcgaaaccctgtctctactaataataggaaaattacctgggcgtggtgacacatgccagctactcaggaggctgaggcaggagaatcacttgaagtcaggaggtgaaggttgcagtaagccaatatcgtgccactgtactccagcctgatgacagagctagactgtctcaaaaaaaaaaaaaaaagttcccaggtgagactgggcacggtggctcacgcctgtaatcccagcaccttgggaggccga
The Gorilla gorilla gorilla isolate KB3781 chromosome 10, NHGRI_mGorGor1-v2.1_pri, whole genome shotgun sequence genome window above contains:
- the C10H12orf76 gene encoding uncharacterized protein C12orf76 homolog, which gives rise to MAMTHALRAVAATQRNLGGDRGRVCDGSGLSASAGLGKMLRPALPWLCLGLCSLLVGEAEAPSPVDPLERSRPYAVLRGQNLVLMGTIFSILLVTVILMAFCVYKPIRRR